One stretch of Streptomyces hygroscopicus DNA includes these proteins:
- a CDS encoding NUDIX hydrolase, with product MTSTYGGDVEVSAHGLPEWLLPVARLAETIEPRQLSRFLPPPQGGGRPSAVLVLFGEGADGPELLLMERSGSLRSHAGQPSFPGGALDPEDGDPDEEGPLRAALREAEEETGLDPSGVQVFAVLPRLYIPVSGFVVTPVLGWWRRPSPVGAVDPAETARVFTVPVADLTDPANRATTVHPSGHRGPAFLVGSALVWGFTAGVIDRILHFAGWERPWDRAKHVSLDWRA from the coding sequence GTGACGAGCACGTACGGCGGGGACGTGGAGGTCAGCGCCCATGGGCTGCCCGAATGGCTGCTGCCGGTGGCGCGGCTGGCCGAGACGATCGAGCCGCGTCAGCTGAGCCGCTTCCTGCCGCCCCCGCAGGGCGGCGGTCGCCCCTCCGCCGTGCTGGTGCTCTTCGGCGAGGGTGCCGACGGCCCGGAGCTGCTCCTCATGGAGCGCTCCGGCTCGCTGCGCTCGCACGCCGGCCAGCCCTCCTTCCCCGGCGGCGCCCTCGACCCGGAGGACGGGGATCCGGACGAGGAGGGCCCGCTGCGCGCGGCGCTGCGCGAGGCCGAGGAGGAGACGGGGCTCGACCCCTCGGGGGTGCAGGTCTTCGCGGTGCTGCCGCGGCTCTACATCCCGGTGAGCGGTTTCGTCGTCACGCCGGTGCTCGGCTGGTGGCGCCGGCCCAGCCCGGTCGGGGCCGTGGACCCGGCCGAGACCGCCCGGGTGTTCACGGTTCCCGTGGCGGATCTCACGGACCCGGCGAACCGGGCCACGACCGTCCACCCCAGCGGCCACCGGGGGCCCGCCTTCCTGGTGGGATCCGCTCTGGTCTGGGGCTTCACCGCCGGAGTGATCGATCGCATCCTGCATTTCGCGGGGTGGGAGCGACCGTGGGACCGCGCCAAGCACGTCTCACTCGACTGGCGCGCGTGA